The Cuculus canorus isolate bCucCan1 chromosome 16, bCucCan1.pri, whole genome shotgun sequence genome includes a region encoding these proteins:
- the PARD6B gene encoding partitioning defective 6 homolog beta isoform X1, with protein sequence MNRPHRGAVGSRGLGTMEVKSKFGAEFRRFSLERSKPGKFEEFYGLLQHVHKIPNVDVLVGYTDIHGDLLPINNDDNYHKAVSTANPLLRIFIQRKEDADYSAFGTDTMTRKKNVLSNVLRPDNHKKKPHIVISLPQDFRPVSSIIDVDILPETHRRVRLYKYGTDKPLGFYIRDGSSVRVTPHGLEKVPGIFISRLVPGGLAQSTGLLAVNDEVLEVNGIEVSGKSLDQVTDMMIANSRNLIITVRPANQRNNVVRNSRTSGSSGQSTESSLPSSTPNILANSLQGEEDSDEEDIIIEDNGEPQQIPKAAPTSESLESLTQIELHESTQNGFFPSSEMNLNHSAGSVSMDYEVQDQDLTDALTMLRNKEQSLWDREQQMM encoded by the exons ATGAACCGGCCGCACCGCGGGGCCGTGGGCAGCCGGGGCCTGGGCACCATGGAGGTGAAGAGCAAG TTTGGAGCAGAATTTCGACGATTTTCTCTGGAGAGGTCTAAACCTGGAAAGTTTGAGGAGTTCTATGGATTACTGCAGCATGTGCACAAGATTCCAAATGTTGATGTTCTAGTGGGATATACAGACATTCATGGAGACCTGCTGCCCATCAATAATGATGACAATTATCATAAAGCAGTTTCTACAGCAAATCCTCTCCTCCGGATTTTCATTCAGAGAAAAG AAGACGCAGACTACAGTGCCTTTGGTACGGATACTATGACAAGGAAGAAGAATGTCTTATCGAATGTCCTACGTCCAGATAACCACAAGAAGAAACCGCACATTGTTATTAGCTTGCCACAAGACTTCAGACCAGTGTCTTCGATTATAGATGTAGATATTCTTCCAGAAACCCATCGTCGGGTACGACTTTACAAGTACGGAACTGACAAACCCCTTGGATTTTATATACGAGATGGCTCTAGTGTCAGAGTAACACCACACGGATTAGAGAAAGTTCCAGGGATTTTCATATCCAGGCTTGTCCCGGGAGGCCTGGCTCAAAGCACAGGCTTACTGGCTGTCAATGATGAAGTACTGGAGGTGAATGGAATAGAGGTTTCGGGAAAAAGCCTTGACCAGGTTACAGACATGATGATTGCAAACAGCCGTAACCTGATCATTACGGTGAGACCAGCAAACCAGAGAAATAATGTTGTGAGGAACAGTCGGACTTCTGGCAGCTCTGGTCAGTCAACGGAATCTAGCCTTCCAAGTAGCACACcaaatattttagcaaattCCTTGCAAGGAGAAGAGGACAGTGATGAAGAGGACATTATTATTGAAGATAACGGTGAGCCACAGCAGATACCGAAAGCTGCACCTACCAGTGAAAGCCTAGAATCGTTGACACAAATTGAACTTCACGAGTCAACACAAAATGGATTCTTTCCTTCCAGTGAGATGAACTTGAATCATTCAGCAGGCAGTGTTAGCATGGACTATGAAGTACAAGATCAAGATC TCACAGATGCGTTGACAATGCTGAGAAACAAGGAACAGAGTTTGTGGGACAGAGAACAGCAGATGATGTGA
- the PARD6B gene encoding partitioning defective 6 homolog beta isoform X2: MNRPHRGAVGSRGLGTMEVKSKFGAEFRRFSLERSKPGKFEEFYGLLQHVHKIPNVDVLVGYTDIHGDLLPINNDDNYHKAVSTANPLLRIFIQRKEDADYSAFGTDTMTRKKNVLSNVLRPDNHKKKPHIVISLPQDFRPVSSIIDVDILPETHRRVRLYKYGTDKPLGFYIRDGSSVRVTPHGLEKVPGIFISRLVPGGLAQSTGLLAVNDEVLEVNGIEVSGKSLDQVTDMMIANSRNLIITVRPANQRNNVVRNSRTSGSSGQSTESSLPSSTPNILANSLQGEEDSDEEDIIIEDNGEPQQIPKAAPTSESLESLTQIELHESTQNGFFPSSEMNLNHSAGSVSMDYEVQDQDRKSLEDGTIITL, encoded by the exons ATGAACCGGCCGCACCGCGGGGCCGTGGGCAGCCGGGGCCTGGGCACCATGGAGGTGAAGAGCAAG TTTGGAGCAGAATTTCGACGATTTTCTCTGGAGAGGTCTAAACCTGGAAAGTTTGAGGAGTTCTATGGATTACTGCAGCATGTGCACAAGATTCCAAATGTTGATGTTCTAGTGGGATATACAGACATTCATGGAGACCTGCTGCCCATCAATAATGATGACAATTATCATAAAGCAGTTTCTACAGCAAATCCTCTCCTCCGGATTTTCATTCAGAGAAAAG AAGACGCAGACTACAGTGCCTTTGGTACGGATACTATGACAAGGAAGAAGAATGTCTTATCGAATGTCCTACGTCCAGATAACCACAAGAAGAAACCGCACATTGTTATTAGCTTGCCACAAGACTTCAGACCAGTGTCTTCGATTATAGATGTAGATATTCTTCCAGAAACCCATCGTCGGGTACGACTTTACAAGTACGGAACTGACAAACCCCTTGGATTTTATATACGAGATGGCTCTAGTGTCAGAGTAACACCACACGGATTAGAGAAAGTTCCAGGGATTTTCATATCCAGGCTTGTCCCGGGAGGCCTGGCTCAAAGCACAGGCTTACTGGCTGTCAATGATGAAGTACTGGAGGTGAATGGAATAGAGGTTTCGGGAAAAAGCCTTGACCAGGTTACAGACATGATGATTGCAAACAGCCGTAACCTGATCATTACGGTGAGACCAGCAAACCAGAGAAATAATGTTGTGAGGAACAGTCGGACTTCTGGCAGCTCTGGTCAGTCAACGGAATCTAGCCTTCCAAGTAGCACACcaaatattttagcaaattCCTTGCAAGGAGAAGAGGACAGTGATGAAGAGGACATTATTATTGAAGATAACGGTGAGCCACAGCAGATACCGAAAGCTGCACCTACCAGTGAAAGCCTAGAATCGTTGACACAAATTGAACTTCACGAGTCAACACAAAATGGATTCTTTCCTTCCAGTGAGATGAACTTGAATCATTCAGCAGGCAGTGTTAGCATGGACTATGAAGTACAAGATCAAGATCGTAAGTCGTTAGAAGATGGAACTATAATAACACTGTGA